The following are encoded together in the Juglans microcarpa x Juglans regia isolate MS1-56 chromosome 2D, Jm3101_v1.0, whole genome shotgun sequence genome:
- the LOC121250139 gene encoding uncharacterized protein LOC121250139 yields the protein MAMATQNPVGQKKVIIPNKYGEKLVGILHETESPDIVILCHGFRSTKEDDTMVNLAAALENGGFSAFRFDFAGNGESEGSFQFGNYWRETDDLRSVIQHFSEANRTIRAIIGHSKGGNIVLLYASKYHDISTVVNVSGRYDLTEGIVERLGKDVMQRIKEAGFIDVKNKTGSVNFRVTEESLLERLSTDMHEACLHISKECRVLTVHGTEDQIISSSDAVKFSKIIPNHKLHIIEGCDHGYTHYQGDLVSVVLDFIKGASSAQQGSTS from the exons ATGGCCATGGCTACACAAAACCCTG TGGGTCAGAAGAAAGTCATAATACCAAACAAATATGGCGAAAAACTTGTGGGCATATTGCATGAAACTGAATCTCCGGATATCGTAATCTTATGCCATGGTTTTCGGTCCACAAAG GAAGATGATACCATGGTGAACCTTGCTGCTGCATTGGAGAATGGAGGATTTAGTGCCTTCCGCTTTGACTTCGCTGGAAATGG GGAAAGTGAAGGTTCATTTCAGTTTGGTAACTATTGGAGAGAGACTGATGACCTACGTTCTGTAATCCAACACTTTTCTGAAGCCAACCGTACAATAAGGGCAATTATTGGGCATAGTAAAG GAGGCAATATTGTGCTACTTTATGCTTCTAAATACCATGATATCTCCACGGTTGTCAATGTTTCTGGCCGTTATGATCTGACAGAAGGCATTGTAGAACGTCTGGGGAAAGATGTTATGCAAAGAATCAAGGAGGCTGGATTCATAGATGTAAAGAATAAAACAG GAAGTGTTAATTTTCGGGTGACTGAGGAAAGTTTACTGGAACGACTAAGTACAGATATGCATGAAGCATGTCTTCATATTAGCAAAGAATGCAG GGTCTTGACTGTCCATGGAACTGAAGATCAGATCATCAGTAGTTCCGATGCAGTAAAGTTTAGCAAGATCATACCGAACCACAAATTACATATTATAGAAGGATGTGATCATGGATACACTCACTATCAAGGAGATCTGGTATcagttgttttggattttataaaGGGAGCTTCTTCAGCGCAACAAGGTTCCACTAGCTAA
- the LOC121250138 gene encoding cytokinin dehydrogenase 3-like, with amino-acid sequence MAESFQARTYFIVVFVICVSHLKSTIGKPRSSWPSLLPPNLQTLDLANRLRDDPAAINIASSDQGNIVKEIPAAVLYPSSIDDIASLIKFAHFNSAPFHIAAKGQGHSVRGQAMARNGVVVDMTSLKNQKIEYHGIKVSAGNHPSMGTDHDDTTWYVDVGGEQLWIDVLNATLEHGLAPVSWTDYLYLTVGGTLSNAGISGQTFRHGPQISNVYEMDVITGKGDVVTCSPENNRELFYAVLGGLGQFGIIARARIILDSAPKRVKWVRMLYDDFSAFSGDQEHLISLNGREHKNAVDYLEGLLLMNHGPMDGWRSSFFPLADHSRITSLITKHGIIYSLEMAKYYYDDPTLDDSVDEELKVLFETLSFIPGYAFEKDVSFVDFLSRASSREPTSTEVHPWLNLFVPKSRISEFNSGVLKNIVLKRNITTGLVLFYPMNKSKWDDRMSAVTPDEDVFYTVGFLHISGIDEWEAIDVQNQDILQYCYNAGIDIKEYLPSYKRKKEWENHFGMKWETFQERKARFDPEMIMSPGQRIFNNN; translated from the exons ATGGCTGAATCTTTTCAAGCTAGAACATATTTCATTGTCGTGTTTGTTATATGTGTTAGCCATTTGAAGTCCACCATAGGAAAGCCAAGGTCCTCATGGCCAAGTTTGCTCCCACCCAACCTCCAAACCCTCGATCTTGCAAACAGGCTTCGTGACGACCCTGCTGCCATAAACATAGCCTCTAGCGATCAAGGCAATATCGTTAAAGAGATCCCAGCAGCTGTACTCTATCCGTCTTCCATCGATGATATAGCAAGCTTAATAAAGTTTGCTCACTTTAATTCTGCGCCATTTCACATAGCTGCAAAAGGACAGGGTCATTCTGTCCGTGGACAGGCAATGGCTCGTAATGGGGTTGTGGTGGACATGACATCCTTAAAAAACCAGAAAATTGAGTATCATGGAATTAAGGTCTCAGCTGGAAACCACCCATCAATGGGAACTGATCATGATGATACAACGTGGTATGTTGACGTTGGAGGCGAGCAGCTTTGGATAGATGTTTTGAATGCCACGCTTGAACATGGACTTGCACCAGTCTCGTGGACAGATTATTTGTATCTCACGGTTGGGGGGACGCTATCAAATGCAGGGATTAGTGGGCAAACCTTTCGTCATGGCCCTCAGATCAGCAATGTGTATGAAATGGATGTTATCACTG GGAAAGGAGATGTTGTGACTTGCTCCCCTGAAAACAACAGGGAGCTGTTCTATGCAGTTCTTGGAGGATTAGGCCAATTTGGAATTATAGCCAGAGCCAGAATCATCCTTGACTCCGCACCAAAGAGG GTTAAGTGGGTTCGAATGCTTTACGACGACTTCTCTGCATTTTCTGGAGACCAAGAACATTTGATTTCACTTAATGGAAGGGAGCATAAGAATGCAGTTGATTACTTGGAAGGTTTACTTCTCATGAACCATGGTCCTATGGATGGCTGGAGATCTTCATTCTTTCCATTAGCTGATCACTCCAGAATTACTTCTCTGATAACCAAACATGGCATCATCTACTCTCTAGAAATGGCCAAATATTACTATGACGATCCCACTCTTGATGATTCTGTCGATGAG GAACTGAAAGTTTTGTTCGAAACGTTGAGCTTTATTCCGGGATATGCATTTGAGAAAGATGTCTCCTTCGTCGATTTTTTGAGTAGAGCTTCGAGTCGAGAGCCAACGTCGACGGAGGTTCATCCATGGTTGAATCTCTTTGTACCAAAATCTCGTATCTCAGAATTCAATTCTGGTGTTTTGAAGAACATTGTTCTTAAACGAAACATTACCACAGGACTTGTTCTTTTTTACCCCATGAACAAAAGCAA GTGGGATGACAGGATGTCTGCAGTTACACCTGATGAAGATGTTTTCTACACCGTAGGATTTCTGCATATAAGTGGGATTGATGAATGGGAAGCCATTGATGTACAGAACCAAGACATACTGCAGTATTGTTATAATGCTGGTATTGATATTAAGGAGTATCTTCCCAGCtataagagaaagaaagaatggGAAAACCATTTTGGCATGAAGTGGGAAACTTTCCAGGAGAGAAAAGCTCGGTTTGATCCAGAAATGATAATGTCACCAGGACAGAGGATTTTCAACAACAATTGA